A window from Pseudomonas kribbensis encodes these proteins:
- a CDS encoding TrkH family potassium uptake protein — MALPTLRIIGFIIGIFLITLAIAMVVPMATLVIFDRTGDLPSFLWASMITFVAGLALVIPGRPEHIHLRPRDMYLLTVTSWLVVCIFAALPFLLTQHISYTDSFFESMSGITATGSTVLSGLDTMSPGILMWRSLLHWLGGIGFIGMAVAILPLLRIGGMRLFQTESSDRSEKVMPRSHMVARLIVVTYIGITILGSLAFWWAGMSPFDAINHAMSAISTGGFSTSDQSLAKWTQPAVHWVAVVVMILGSLPFTLYVATLRGNRRALIKDQQVQGLLGMLLVTWLVLGTWYWWTTDLHWLDALRHVALNVTSVVTTTGFALGDYSMWGNFSLMLFFYLGFVGGCSGSTAGGIKIFRFQVAYILLKANLNQLIHPRAVIKQKYNGHRLDEEIVRSILTFSFFFAITICVIALLLSLIGVDWMTALTGAASTVSGVGPGLGETIGPAGNFSTLPDAAKWILSFGMLLGRLEIITVFVLCIPAFWRH, encoded by the coding sequence ATGGCGTTGCCGACCTTACGGATCATTGGTTTCATCATCGGCATCTTCCTGATCACCCTGGCCATCGCCATGGTCGTGCCCATGGCCACCCTGGTGATTTTCGACCGCACCGGCGACCTGCCGTCGTTCCTCTGGGCGAGCATGATCACCTTCGTCGCCGGCCTGGCGCTGGTGATTCCGGGGCGCCCGGAACACATTCACCTGCGCCCCCGCGACATGTACCTGCTGACCGTCACCAGCTGGCTGGTGGTGTGCATTTTCGCCGCGCTGCCGTTTCTGCTGACTCAGCACATCAGCTACACCGACTCGTTCTTCGAAAGCATGTCCGGCATCACCGCTACCGGTTCGACCGTTCTCAGCGGCCTGGACACCATGTCTCCCGGCATCCTGATGTGGCGCTCGCTGCTGCACTGGCTCGGCGGCATCGGCTTCATCGGCATGGCGGTGGCGATTCTGCCGCTGCTGCGTATCGGCGGCATGCGTCTGTTCCAGACCGAGTCCTCGGACCGCTCGGAAAAGGTCATGCCCCGTTCGCACATGGTGGCGCGGCTGATCGTGGTGACCTACATCGGCATCACCATTCTCGGCAGCCTGGCGTTCTGGTGGGCCGGGATGAGCCCGTTCGATGCGATCAACCACGCGATGTCGGCAATCTCCACCGGCGGGTTCTCGACCTCTGACCAGTCCCTGGCCAAGTGGACGCAACCGGCGGTGCACTGGGTGGCGGTGGTGGTGATGATCCTCGGCAGCCTGCCGTTCACCCTGTACGTGGCAACGCTGCGTGGCAATCGCCGGGCGCTGATCAAGGATCAGCAGGTGCAGGGCTTGCTCGGCATGTTGCTGGTGACCTGGCTGGTGCTCGGCACCTGGTACTGGTGGACCACCGACCTGCACTGGCTGGACGCGCTGCGCCACGTGGCGCTGAACGTGACCTCGGTGGTCACCACCACCGGTTTTGCCCTGGGTGACTACAGCATGTGGGGTAACTTCTCGCTGATGCTGTTCTTCTATCTGGGCTTTGTCGGCGGCTGCTCCGGTTCGACGGCCGGCGGGATCAAGATCTTCCGTTTCCAGGTCGCCTACATCCTGCTCAAGGCCAACCTCAATCAGCTGATTCACCCGCGCGCGGTGATCAAGCAGAAGTACAACGGTCATCGCCTCGACGAAGAGATCGTGCGCTCGATCCTGACCTTTTCGTTCTTCTTCGCCATCACCATCTGCGTGATCGCCCTGCTGCTGTCGCTGATCGGCGTGGACTGGATGACGGCGCTGACCGGCGCGGCCAGTACCGTGTCCGGCGTCGGCCCGGGGCTGGGTGAAACCATCGGGCCAGCCGGCAACTTCTCGACCTTGCCGGATGCCGCCAAGTGGATTCTGTCGTTCGGCATGCTGCTAGGCCGACTCGAGATCATTACGGTGTTTGTGCTGTGTATTCCGGCGTTCTGGCGTCACTGA
- a CDS encoding AraC family transcriptional regulator, with amino-acid sequence MSERTTSASWAMGIVKALEMDGLDCRVLFRQLGLDYAALEDPDARFPQDSMTRLWQRAVELSGNPAIGLNMGKVVRPASFHVAGYALMSSNTLAEGFQRLVRYQRIIAESADLSFRLLDEGYALILTVHGDHLPPTRQSAEASLACALALCGWLTGRTLHPRKVLVQGDEPDDLEPYKQAFHAPLVFNAPYDALIFERADMEAPLPTANEAMALLHDRFAGEYLARFSESRVTHKARQVLCRLLPQGEPKRDTVAQTLHLSQRTLQRRLQEEGTSFQQLLDDTRRELAEQYLAQPSMTLLEIAYLLGFADPSNFFRAFRRWFDTTPGDYRARLLEAPNAISDARTPEYTAQTP; translated from the coding sequence ATGAGCGAACGTACGACATCTGCAAGCTGGGCAATGGGGATTGTCAAGGCACTGGAAATGGACGGCCTGGATTGTCGGGTTCTGTTCAGGCAGCTGGGGCTTGATTACGCGGCGCTGGAAGATCCGGACGCACGCTTCCCGCAGGACTCCATGACCCGACTCTGGCAACGGGCGGTCGAGCTGTCCGGTAATCCCGCCATCGGCCTGAACATGGGCAAGGTGGTGCGACCGGCCTCGTTCCATGTCGCGGGCTACGCGCTGATGTCCAGCAATACCCTGGCCGAAGGTTTTCAGCGACTGGTGCGGTATCAGCGGATCATTGCCGAAAGTGCCGACTTGAGTTTTCGTCTGCTCGACGAAGGTTATGCGCTGATTCTGACGGTGCACGGTGATCATCTGCCGCCGACCCGGCAAAGTGCCGAAGCCTCGCTGGCCTGCGCGCTGGCGCTGTGCGGCTGGTTGACCGGGCGCACGTTGCACCCACGCAAAGTGCTGGTGCAGGGCGACGAGCCCGATGATCTTGAACCTTACAAACAAGCCTTTCATGCACCGCTGGTATTCAACGCGCCGTATGACGCGCTGATCTTCGAGCGCGCGGACATGGAAGCGCCGCTGCCCACCGCCAACGAGGCGATGGCGCTGCTGCACGACCGGTTTGCCGGGGAATATCTGGCGAGGTTTTCCGAAAGTCGCGTGACCCACAAGGCACGGCAGGTGTTGTGTCGTTTGCTGCCCCAGGGCGAGCCCAAGCGCGACACGGTGGCGCAGACTCTGCACTTGTCGCAGCGTACCTTGCAGCGGCGACTGCAGGAGGAGGGCACCAGTTTTCAGCAGTTGCTCGATGACACCCGCCGAGAACTTGCCGAGCAATACCTGGCGCAGCCAAGCATGACCCTGCTGGAAATCGCCTATCTGCTGGGGTTTGCCGACCCGAGCAACTTCTTCCGTGCCTTCCGCCGCTGGTTCGACACCACGCCCGGCGATTACCGGGCGCGATTGCTGGAGGCACCGAACGCGATCAGTGACGCCAGAACGCCGGAATACACAGCACAAACACCGTAA
- a CDS encoding sensor histidine kinase, producing MRSLFWRILASFWLAIALVAGLSILLGHMLNQDAWILSRHPGLNTLAADWTQTYESQGEDAAQDILQQRKRQYHIDVQVLNESGDPVVRGTFPRRAAAFEARQNNDDRRLPWRRLTDEFTSEKTGDTYLFIYRIPHPELDAWHRESLLWPLSALGIALVVLTLFSLLVTLSITRPLNRLRGAVHDLGQTTYQQNSLAKLANRRDEFGVLANDFNRMGARLQSLIGSQRQLLRDVSHELRSPLARLRIALALAERASPEEREKLWPRLTRECDRLEALISEILVLARVDADNASAEAVDLNALLGTLQKDAQLGSPEQTVRLEAEPQLNLTGWPTMIERAVDNLLRNAQRFNPVGQSIEMQASRQGERIVVSVRDHGPGVQAEHLSQLGEPFYRAPGQTAAGHGLGLAIARRAAERHGGTLVLANHPQGGFVASLELPLEPGAVVQP from the coding sequence CATTGTTCTGGCGTATTCTCGCGAGCTTCTGGCTGGCCATCGCTCTGGTTGCGGGGCTTTCCATTCTGCTGGGGCACATGCTCAATCAGGACGCATGGATCCTCAGCCGCCATCCGGGGCTCAATACGTTGGCCGCCGACTGGACGCAGACCTACGAATCCCAGGGCGAGGACGCCGCTCAAGACATCCTCCAGCAGCGTAAACGCCAATATCACATCGACGTCCAGGTGCTGAACGAGAGCGGCGACCCGGTGGTGCGCGGCACCTTCCCCCGTCGCGCGGCGGCGTTCGAGGCACGGCAGAACAACGATGACCGACGCCTGCCCTGGCGGCGCCTGACCGATGAGTTCACCAGTGAAAAGACCGGTGACACCTACCTGTTCATCTACCGCATCCCGCATCCGGAACTCGACGCCTGGCACCGTGAAAGTCTGCTCTGGCCATTGAGTGCGCTGGGGATCGCGCTGGTGGTGCTGACCCTGTTCAGCCTTTTGGTGACACTCTCCATCACCCGCCCGCTCAACCGCTTGCGCGGCGCGGTGCACGATCTGGGGCAGACCACCTATCAACAGAATAGTCTGGCGAAACTGGCCAACCGCCGCGATGAGTTCGGTGTGCTGGCCAACGACTTCAACCGCATGGGCGCACGCCTGCAAAGCCTGATCGGCAGCCAGCGCCAGTTGCTGCGCGACGTGTCCCACGAATTGCGCTCCCCGCTGGCACGGCTGCGTATCGCGCTGGCATTGGCCGAACGGGCGAGTCCGGAAGAACGGGAAAAACTCTGGCCTCGCCTGACCCGCGAGTGCGATCGGCTGGAAGCATTGATCAGTGAAATCCTGGTGCTGGCGCGAGTCGATGCCGACAACGCCAGCGCCGAAGCCGTGGATCTGAATGCGCTGCTGGGCACTCTGCAAAAGGATGCGCAACTCGGTTCGCCAGAGCAGACGGTGCGCCTGGAAGCCGAACCGCAGCTCAATCTGACCGGCTGGCCGACCATGATCGAACGCGCCGTGGACAACCTGCTGCGCAATGCCCAGCGCTTCAACCCGGTAGGGCAATCGATTGAAATGCAGGCTTCACGTCAGGGCGAGCGAATCGTGGTCAGCGTGCGCGATCACGGGCCGGGGGTCCAGGCCGAGCATTTGAGCCAGTTGGGCGAACCGTTTTATCGGGCACCGGGGCAGACCGCTGCCGGCCATGGCCTGGGCCTGGCGATTGCCCGGCGGGCGGCGGAGCGCCATGGCGGGACGCTGGTACTGGCCAATCACCCGCAGGGCGGGTTTGTGGCCAGTCTTGAGTTGCCGCTGGAGCCGGGTGCGGTTGTCCAGCCCTGA
- a CDS encoding nitroreductase family protein produces the protein MQALDALLNRVSVPRLIDPAPTAEQREVLFAAATRAPDHGHLQPYRFLTVEGAAREQMGELLAEAAQMQEGEVTEAMIDKARNGPLRAPLVVVVIANLQDHVKYPKAEQLLAAGCAAHGILLAAYAQGIGAVWRTGDLAYSKHVAKGLGLTDDEEVIAFLYLGTPQKEPRVAEKVDLAEFVSAWPGKA, from the coding sequence ATGCAGGCTCTCGACGCTTTGCTCAACCGTGTTTCCGTTCCACGACTGATCGACCCGGCCCCCACCGCCGAACAGCGCGAAGTGCTGTTTGCCGCCGCGACCCGTGCACCGGATCACGGCCATTTGCAGCCGTATCGTTTCCTGACCGTCGAAGGCGCGGCGCGTGAGCAGATGGGCGAGTTGCTGGCCGAAGCGGCGCAGATGCAGGAAGGCGAAGTCACCGAAGCGATGATCGACAAGGCGCGCAACGGCCCGCTGCGGGCGCCGCTGGTGGTCGTGGTCATCGCCAATTTGCAGGATCACGTCAAATATCCGAAGGCCGAGCAGTTGCTGGCCGCAGGCTGTGCCGCCCACGGAATTCTGCTGGCGGCCTACGCGCAGGGGATTGGCGCGGTGTGGCGTACGGGTGATCTGGCTTATTCGAAACATGTCGCCAAGGGTCTGGGCCTGACGGATGACGAAGAGGTGATTGCTTTCCTGTACCTCGGCACGCCGCAGAAAGAACCGCGAGTGGCGGAGAAGGTTGATCTGGCCGAGTTTGTCAGTGCCTGGCCGGGTAAAGCCTGA